Proteins from one Impatiens glandulifera chromosome 2, dImpGla2.1, whole genome shotgun sequence genomic window:
- the LOC124926262 gene encoding probable ATP synthase 24 kDa subunit, mitochondrial yields the protein MASRILSKSNQLNSAGRILNQNYAASSRLFSSGSPPKVLKGDEMLKNIFLDVKRKFETAIGVLRTEKITIDPEDPAAVKNYANVMKTVREKADLFSESQRIEYTIQSRTQGIPDARTYLITLKEIRIRRGLNDELGAEALMMDALEKVEKDIKKPLMRDDKQGMALLTAEFDKINKKLGFKKEDLPKYEEELELKISKAQLELLKKDAIEAMETLKKREEFKDEEPADVKSLDIRNFI from the exons ATGGCTTCTCGTATCTTATCGAAATCCAATCAG TTGAATTCTGCTGGACGCATACTTAATCAGAACTATGCTGCATCTTCTCGTTTATTTTCCAGTGGAAGTCCTCCTAAAGTGCTCAAGGGAGATG AGATGTTGAAGAACATTTTCCTAGATGTTAAAAGGAAATTTGAGACTGCCATTGGAGTACTTCGGACTGAAAAGATCACCATTGATCCTGAGGATCCTGCTGCCGTTAAGAATTACGCAAATGTGATGAAGACTGTTAGAGAAAA GGCAGATTTATTTTCTGAATCCCAACGTATTGAATATACCATTCAATCACGTACACAAGGTATCCCAGATGCACGTACGTATCTTATAACATTGAAGGAAATAAGGATCAG GAGAGGTCTGAATGATGAACTTGGTGCTGAGGCTTTGATGATGGACGCATTGGAAAAGGTTgaaaaagatattaaaaaaccTCTGATGAGGGATGATAAGCAGGGAATGGCTCTACTTACAGCAGAGTTTGATAAGATCAATAAGAA GCTTGGATTTAAGAAAGAAGATCTGCCAAAGTACGAAGAAGAGCTGGAACTTAAAATTTCCAAAGCACAATTGGAATTGCTGAAAAAGGATGCTATTGAGGCTATGGAAACACTAAAGAAAAG GGAGGAAT